The Nitrospira sp. KM1 genome includes a window with the following:
- a CDS encoding PilZ domain-containing protein produces MKSRVKEMAAVRTHAQLDRRYAERVPTHLRVLYVSETGSRCVTADGLLINLSKTGCKVVGTTPPLAGSTVTLFLYLEDGKPPVCLTGTTISWVSGLKFAARFPTLNADERKRVQEVVWKHATLSTSSEHRTAFRIASMG; encoded by the coding sequence ATGAAATCGCGCGTGAAGGAGATGGCGGCGGTAAGGACGCATGCGCAGTTAGACAGACGGTATGCCGAACGGGTACCCACCCACCTCCGCGTCCTCTATGTCAGCGAAACCGGTTCTCGGTGCGTGACGGCGGATGGATTGCTCATCAATCTTTCCAAGACCGGCTGTAAGGTCGTCGGCACCACTCCTCCTCTCGCCGGAAGCACCGTAACCCTGTTCCTGTATCTAGAAGACGGTAAACCCCCTGTTTGCCTCACCGGAACCACCATTTCCTGGGTTTCAGGCCTCAAGTTCGCCGCCAGGTTTCCAACGTTGAATGCTGACGAACGCAAGCGCGTGCAAGAAGTCGTCTGGAAACATGCGACATTGTCAACGTCAAGCGAACATCGAACCGCCTTTCGAATTGCATCGATGGGCTAG
- a CDS encoding thiamine pyrophosphate-binding protein has translation MAYNARAFSVRNPRGLLGRIMIDSGAFVQAMQDMGVNFFTGVPDSILGGIIAELMDRRMYTPAVREDEAVAMAAGAYMAGKIPAVLMQNSGLGTSLNTLISLNIIYRQPCVLIVSWRGQGGKDAPEHLVMGEVMPQFLDTMKIPHRTLTEKAAVEDFKWVAETFMKQRIPVALFITKGVVRGLHP, from the coding sequence ATGGCTTATAATGCGCGCGCCTTTTCTGTTCGCAATCCAAGGGGGCTATTGGGCAGGATCATGATCGACAGCGGCGCATTTGTTCAGGCCATGCAGGACATGGGCGTCAATTTCTTTACGGGCGTTCCCGACTCGATCCTCGGCGGAATCATCGCGGAGTTGATGGATCGGCGCATGTACACGCCGGCGGTTCGTGAGGATGAAGCAGTCGCGATGGCTGCTGGAGCCTATATGGCTGGAAAGATCCCCGCCGTGCTCATGCAAAACTCCGGACTGGGAACGTCACTCAATACCTTGATTTCGTTAAATATCATCTACCGTCAGCCCTGCGTCCTGATCGTCTCTTGGCGGGGACAGGGCGGGAAGGATGCACCTGAACATCTGGTCATGGGAGAGGTCATGCCTCAATTCCTCGACACGATGAAAATTCCTCACCGCACATTGACGGAAAAAGCGGCCGTTGAAGATTTCAAATGGGTGGCGGAAACCTTCATGAAACAACGCATCCCGGTAGCGCTGTTTATTACCAAAGGCGTGGTGAGAGGATTACACCCATGA
- a CDS encoding thiamine pyrophosphate-dependent enzyme, with the protein MRPEQGTLISRAQAIGALLELLTDQPVIICNGFPSRETHKIADRPTHFYMIGSMGNAPAIALGVALAKPGKQVITFDGDGNVLMGMGTLATVGALKPKNFIHVVFDNEVYGTTGNQPTISNVVPLEKVAKAAGYVNVERVLDREDLVYEFKDMLKKDGPSMLLIKVNEFAEDAGRVLHEPADMTKRFMGAIA; encoded by the coding sequence ATGAGACCCGAACAAGGGACATTGATTAGCAGGGCGCAGGCCATCGGCGCGTTGCTTGAGTTGTTGACGGATCAACCGGTCATCATCTGTAATGGGTTTCCGTCTCGCGAAACCCATAAAATTGCCGACCGGCCGACGCATTTTTATATGATCGGATCCATGGGAAACGCTCCCGCCATTGCACTCGGAGTGGCTTTGGCGAAACCCGGGAAACAGGTCATCACCTTCGACGGAGACGGGAACGTGCTGATGGGAATGGGGACGTTGGCGACCGTCGGGGCGTTGAAACCGAAGAACTTCATTCACGTGGTCTTCGATAATGAAGTGTATGGGACGACGGGGAATCAGCCGACCATTTCGAACGTCGTACCGTTGGAAAAGGTGGCGAAAGCGGCCGGGTATGTCAACGTCGAGCGGGTTCTGGACCGAGAAGACCTCGTGTACGAATTCAAAGACATGCTTAAGAAGGATGGCCCTAGTATGCTGTTGATCAAGGTGAATGAATTTGCGGAGGATGCCGGTCGCGTGCTTCATGAGCCGGCAGATATGACCAAGCGTTTCATGGGCGCCATTGCCTAA
- a CDS encoding alanine--glyoxylate aminotransferase family protein has product MMLLNPGPVNVSDRVRQALSRQDICHRDSEFADLLHGIQAKLLKAFVPGAESEYAAVLISGSGTAAVESAVMSSIPHGKRMLILNNGVYGERLSQMVGLHRLGVSELKYEWTARPDPERVRLALRQHPEAHVVGMVHHETTTGLLNPVKEIAEVVDSQNRVFILDAVSALAGESLDIASSHIYMVAGTAGKCIQGFPGVSFVLVRKGFLERMRAYPKRSWYLHLTHYVDNEGRGTTPFTPAVQLYYAFDEALNELLEEGVAKRIQRYKKMAALIRDRMAKLSVKPVLTPDRQSNSLTAYYLPEALSYQVLHDRLKDQGYVIYAGQGNLENRIFRVANMGALTEEQFTGFLDTFERICLAA; this is encoded by the coding sequence ATGATGTTGCTCAATCCCGGGCCGGTCAATGTCAGTGACCGTGTCCGCCAGGCGCTGTCCCGCCAGGATATCTGTCATCGGGACTCCGAGTTCGCGGACCTGCTACACGGTATCCAGGCCAAACTCTTGAAAGCATTCGTTCCAGGAGCCGAGTCGGAGTATGCCGCTGTCCTGATTTCGGGTTCCGGCACCGCCGCCGTCGAATCTGCAGTGATGTCTTCGATCCCCCACGGAAAGCGGATGCTGATCCTCAACAACGGCGTCTATGGTGAACGACTGTCCCAGATGGTCGGTCTGCATCGCCTGGGCGTCTCTGAATTGAAATACGAGTGGACGGCCAGGCCTGACCCGGAGCGTGTGCGGCTCGCCCTGCGTCAACATCCCGAAGCGCATGTGGTGGGCATGGTTCATCATGAAACGACAACCGGTCTCTTGAATCCTGTCAAAGAAATAGCAGAGGTTGTTGACAGTCAGAACCGTGTCTTCATTCTCGACGCTGTCAGTGCCCTGGCTGGAGAGAGCCTCGATATCGCTTCGTCCCATATCTATATGGTTGCCGGCACTGCAGGAAAATGCATCCAGGGATTCCCCGGGGTCTCGTTCGTCCTGGTTCGTAAAGGATTCCTCGAGCGTATGCGCGCATACCCCAAGCGCTCCTGGTATTTGCACCTGACGCATTACGTGGACAACGAAGGTCGGGGAACGACGCCCTTCACTCCTGCGGTTCAGTTGTATTACGCCTTTGATGAAGCGCTCAACGAATTGTTAGAGGAGGGGGTGGCCAAACGCATTCAGCGTTACAAGAAAATGGCCGCGTTGATTCGTGACCGAATGGCAAAATTGAGCGTCAAGCCGGTGCTCACGCCGGACCGTCAGTCCAACAGTCTTACCGCGTATTACCTGCCGGAGGCGTTAAGCTATCAGGTCCTACATGACCGACTGAAAGACCAGGGCTACGTGATCTATGCGGGACAGGGAAACCTTGAAAACCGGATTTTCCGAGTCGCCAACATGGGCGCGCTGACTGAGGAGCAGTTCACCGGTTTTCTGGACACGTTCGAGCGGATCTGTCTGGCCGCATGA
- a CDS encoding NTP transferase domain-containing protein, with amino-acid sequence MKAIILAAGVGKRLWQVTQHRPKCLIEIGGRTLLNRYLRSLAEVGIRRADIVVGYKQEMIRSAVASNDCGLHVQFLVNEQFHRGSISSLWIARAALDDDTIVMDADVLFHAEILRRLVRSPHSNALLMDESVKQTGEECMVIVEGGRVIALTKQMPARFDYAGEGVGFLKVKHADAAHMVASLKTFVDRELWHMEYEDGLIGFFRDVKVGHEKIGGLPWTEIDFPDDVERASRDILPKL; translated from the coding sequence ATGAAAGCCATCATCCTCGCCGCCGGTGTCGGGAAGCGTTTGTGGCAGGTAACTCAGCATCGTCCCAAGTGTTTAATTGAAATCGGGGGACGAACTCTTCTCAATCGGTATCTACGATCACTGGCCGAGGTCGGAATCCGCCGAGCAGATATCGTCGTCGGCTACAAGCAGGAGATGATCCGCTCCGCCGTAGCCTCCAACGATTGTGGCCTTCACGTCCAATTTCTCGTCAACGAACAGTTTCATCGGGGCAGTATTTCGTCGCTCTGGATCGCGCGGGCGGCATTGGACGACGATACCATCGTGATGGATGCGGATGTCCTGTTTCATGCGGAAATTCTGCGGCGGTTGGTACGCTCGCCCCACTCCAATGCGCTGCTGATGGACGAGTCGGTGAAACAGACGGGAGAGGAGTGTATGGTCATCGTCGAAGGCGGACGTGTCATTGCATTGACCAAGCAGATGCCGGCGCGTTTTGACTATGCAGGCGAGGGAGTCGGATTTTTGAAAGTGAAGCATGCTGATGCCGCGCACATGGTTGCCTCGCTCAAGACATTCGTCGATCGGGAGTTGTGGCACATGGAATATGAAGACGGACTGATCGGATTTTTTCGCGATGTCAAGGTCGGTCATGAAAAAATCGGAGGTCTGCCGTGGACCGAAATCGACTTTCCGGATGATGTTGAGCGGGCGAGCCGGGATATCCTGCCAAAACTCTGA
- a CDS encoding CDP-alcohol phosphatidyltransferase family protein — MSDRLVHTETDVQGLSTAILLPSMDLFGSPIRSAVPPLTQVVGIGLFQRTVLTLQRAGIRQLIVLSGSDEDQLKVALTKGPRVTIPVRWMPLREFPVDDPRTWEALGAEVRGFCLLSGVGGVFSRPLIEQLRQDVQEGEAIVVAHRSGASPDGKANMNVLLSNQEEELADVVVLPCELLDAASLVSIDAGMVPVRRWLQEASRNGRVRILTTDANAGRWYQEIRNPADLQTAERKLFLSLKSEFEGFIDRYFNRKLSRWFTRIFLMLGLSPNSITMVATIIGLLAAAEFASGSYGAGLLGAALFQLSAVIDCCDGEVARLTFTESPFGAWLDMAMDNVVHLAIFGGIAWGLYLSMAGATHDWVPLALGATAILGNVLSFVSVNRAQGIKASSGWRTARHAAWAEFMLKNVASRDFSVAVFLFALFGVLELFLWIAAAGSLAFAMSMLWIIRPSARSEPAQRG; from the coding sequence ATGAGCGATCGTCTTGTCCATACCGAAACCGATGTGCAGGGGTTGTCGACGGCAATCTTATTGCCTTCGATGGATCTTTTCGGTTCGCCCATCCGTTCCGCGGTGCCGCCGCTGACGCAGGTCGTCGGGATCGGATTGTTTCAACGGACGGTTCTCACCCTTCAGCGCGCTGGAATCAGACAGCTGATCGTCCTATCCGGATCTGACGAAGATCAATTGAAGGTCGCGCTCACCAAAGGACCCCGCGTGACGATTCCTGTGCGGTGGATGCCGTTACGAGAATTTCCCGTCGATGATCCGAGAACGTGGGAAGCGTTAGGGGCGGAAGTGCGTGGATTTTGCCTTTTGTCGGGTGTCGGAGGGGTCTTTTCCCGTCCCCTTATCGAGCAGTTGCGTCAGGACGTGCAGGAGGGAGAGGCGATTGTGGTGGCTCATCGTTCTGGAGCATCTCCGGACGGCAAAGCGAACATGAACGTCTTGCTCTCCAACCAAGAGGAAGAACTTGCCGACGTGGTGGTGTTACCGTGCGAACTGTTGGACGCCGCGAGCCTCGTGAGTATCGACGCGGGAATGGTTCCAGTTCGGAGATGGCTCCAAGAGGCCTCGCGCAATGGTCGGGTACGTATCTTGACGACGGATGCCAACGCCGGCCGGTGGTATCAGGAGATTCGGAATCCCGCCGATCTCCAGACCGCTGAACGAAAGTTGTTCCTTTCTCTGAAGAGCGAGTTCGAAGGATTTATCGACCGGTATTTTAATCGCAAACTTTCTCGATGGTTCACGCGAATCTTTCTCATGCTCGGTCTATCGCCCAACTCCATCACGATGGTAGCAACGATAATCGGTCTGCTCGCTGCAGCGGAGTTTGCAAGTGGTTCGTATGGCGCCGGATTGCTGGGTGCGGCGCTTTTTCAGCTATCAGCGGTGATTGATTGTTGCGACGGTGAAGTGGCACGCCTGACATTCACCGAATCGCCTTTCGGTGCATGGCTTGATATGGCCATGGACAACGTCGTGCATCTGGCCATATTCGGGGGCATTGCCTGGGGACTGTATTTGAGCATGGCGGGTGCCACCCATGACTGGGTCCCACTTGCTCTGGGCGCAACAGCCATTCTGGGTAATGTGCTGTCATTTGTCTCGGTGAATCGAGCGCAAGGGATCAAGGCGAGCAGCGGATGGAGGACGGCGCGGCATGCAGCCTGGGCGGAGTTCATGTTGAAGAATGTGGCCAGCCGTGATTTTTCTGTTGCGGTCTTTCTCTTTGCACTGTTCGGCGTGCTTGAACTCTTTCTGTGGATTGCCGCGGCCGGGTCATTGGCCTTTGCCATGTCCATGTTGTGGATCATCCGACCGTCTGCTCGTTCCGAGCCTGCTCAGCGGGGTTGA
- a CDS encoding lysylphosphatidylglycerol synthase transmembrane domain-containing protein translates to MIRLLLLLTGAVTLCVLVWHIGPMHIYDTVTQLGPLALGVMLLPSVVMYLVEAYGWEVALRAMDQRVPFIRLLAIRMAGEVVNMTTPTAYVGGEPLKAYLLQADRVPMVHGLASVVIAKTTMTVAQIAFILIGIGLGVWALGADRSSGQMAVAALLSAGLLGVGVAAFIFVQRRGLFTWMLGILRALRLRIPFLESREEQLHSLDRTILGFYTDHQAAFYTSAGLYLVGWLAEALEVFVIIILLGEPAFWWSALSIGALSVFIKGGTFFIPGSLGAQDAGNLLLFQAFGYSDVAGISFALLRRFRELVWIGVGLICLTVIGNRKKWNQIG, encoded by the coding sequence GTGATAAGACTTCTCCTACTTCTCACCGGCGCTGTGACACTGTGTGTTCTCGTGTGGCACATCGGTCCGATGCACATCTACGACACCGTCACTCAACTCGGCCCCCTAGCGCTTGGCGTCATGCTCTTGCCTTCCGTGGTCATGTACCTTGTCGAGGCATACGGTTGGGAGGTCGCGCTACGAGCCATGGACCAACGTGTCCCGTTTATACGATTGCTGGCGATCAGAATGGCCGGAGAAGTGGTGAATATGACCACGCCGACAGCCTATGTGGGTGGAGAGCCATTGAAAGCCTATCTTCTTCAAGCCGACCGTGTTCCGATGGTGCACGGGCTGGCTTCCGTCGTCATCGCGAAAACGACCATGACTGTCGCACAGATTGCATTCATCTTGATCGGGATAGGACTTGGAGTGTGGGCCTTGGGCGCCGACAGGTCGTCCGGGCAGATGGCCGTGGCGGCGCTCCTGAGCGCCGGCCTGCTGGGGGTTGGGGTAGCGGCATTTATTTTCGTGCAACGGAGAGGATTGTTTACATGGATGCTCGGTATCCTTCGGGCGCTCAGGCTCCGTATTCCGTTTCTCGAATCGAGAGAGGAGCAATTGCATTCGCTTGATCGCACGATTCTGGGATTCTATACGGATCATCAGGCGGCATTTTATACCTCCGCCGGCCTGTATTTGGTGGGATGGCTCGCCGAAGCGCTGGAGGTATTCGTCATTATCATCCTGCTCGGAGAGCCTGCGTTCTGGTGGTCCGCGCTGTCGATTGGTGCCTTGTCGGTGTTTATCAAAGGCGGCACCTTTTTCATTCCCGGCAGTCTGGGAGCGCAGGATGCGGGAAATCTATTGCTATTTCAGGCCTTCGGATATTCCGATGTTGCCGGAATCAGTTTTGCTCTTTTACGCCGTTTCAGGGAGCTTGTCTGGATAGGAGTTGGGCTGATCTGCTTGACGGTAATTGGGAATCGCAAGAAATGGAATCAAATCGGCTAG
- a CDS encoding PilZ domain-containing protein, whose translation MEELLKPYQRSLYRVPMSYPAVYCVSATVGEGTITNLSALGCTVETDEPLPRDHSLALRLLLPDQPLSLPIEAGQVRWVQGVRAGIEFIQVERVANLRLHGFVWDQMVERIQRIQQQRSGTIP comes from the coding sequence ATGGAGGAATTGCTTAAACCTTATCAGCGCAGTCTCTACAGGGTTCCAATGTCCTATCCGGCTGTCTATTGTGTCAGTGCGACGGTGGGAGAGGGGACAATCACGAATCTGTCGGCCCTGGGCTGTACGGTTGAGACCGATGAACCGTTGCCGCGCGATCACAGTCTGGCCTTACGACTGTTGCTTCCCGACCAGCCATTGTCTCTTCCAATCGAAGCAGGGCAGGTCAGATGGGTCCAGGGCGTGAGAGCGGGCATTGAATTCATCCAGGTGGAACGCGTGGCAAACCTTCGCCTTCACGGCTTTGTCTGGGATCAGATGGTCGAACGAATTCAGAGGATTCAGCAGCAACGCTCAGGCACAATACCCTAG
- a CDS encoding carbon starvation protein A codes for MKIPSILFWGGLSALGAGALAFVTGVVAPQEKVNGLWLVVAASCIYVLAYRFYGRWIAARVVDLDDRRVTPATRLNDLVNFHPTNRVVLFGHHFAAIAGAGPLLGPVLAAQFGFMPGFLWLVIGAVLGGAVQDFIILVASMRRNGRSLPEIAHDELGIVTGTATAVAVLFIVIVALAGLGFAVVNALYQNAWGTFTIAMTIPIGLSMGFYLQKFRPGSVAEVSLFGVVLLLAAVLFGRVVAQSSYAWLFEFDKPALVWLLAGYGLVASILPGWMLLVPRGYLSTFMKLGVVLLLGLGVILMAPTIEMPRVTPFATGGGPIIPGTLFPFLFITIACGAVSGFHALVSSGTTPKMIEQESQAIIGYAAMLLESFVGVMALIAASVLIPGDYFAINTTLSPDALAALGFAPVRLAELSQLVGVDIAGRPGGAVSLAVGMASIFAGLPGMSGLMAYWYQFALVFEALFILTTIDTGTRVARYLIQEMAGRVYGPFRRMNWWPGVILSSGIVVGSWGYLIGTGNISTIWPMFGAANQLLGMLALCIATTVLIKMQKTAYVWVTAIPMAFIGCITIVGSYEMFWLFMAKAATLAAGLAQTLYLDAVLVAVVAGLGLIILTDSIRQWYSYVILKRPFTSSEVIVLAGGGSPSGIRHTIDSCELEKKFRLPHGSGCC; via the coding sequence ATGAAAATACCGTCCATTCTATTTTGGGGAGGGCTTTCCGCCCTCGGAGCCGGTGCGCTTGCTTTTGTCACGGGAGTGGTGGCGCCGCAGGAAAAGGTCAACGGACTGTGGCTGGTGGTTGCGGCGTCGTGTATCTACGTGCTGGCGTATCGTTTCTATGGCCGGTGGATTGCCGCCCGGGTTGTCGATCTCGATGACCGACGTGTCACACCGGCGACCCGCTTAAATGATCTCGTCAATTTCCATCCTACCAATCGGGTTGTTCTGTTCGGCCATCACTTTGCCGCGATTGCCGGAGCCGGGCCGCTGCTGGGTCCTGTCCTCGCTGCGCAGTTCGGGTTTATGCCGGGGTTTCTCTGGCTGGTCATCGGAGCGGTGCTCGGCGGAGCAGTACAGGACTTCATCATTTTGGTGGCTTCGATGCGGAGAAACGGTCGATCGCTTCCGGAGATTGCTCATGATGAACTGGGCATCGTAACCGGCACGGCAACGGCGGTCGCCGTCTTGTTTATCGTCATTGTGGCACTGGCGGGTCTGGGATTTGCGGTCGTCAATGCACTCTACCAGAACGCCTGGGGCACGTTCACGATTGCCATGACTATTCCCATCGGGCTCAGCATGGGTTTTTACCTCCAGAAGTTTCGACCCGGCTCAGTGGCAGAAGTATCGCTGTTTGGCGTCGTCCTCCTGCTGGCCGCCGTGCTGTTCGGTCGTGTCGTGGCGCAGTCGTCGTACGCCTGGCTCTTCGAGTTCGACAAACCTGCGCTGGTATGGCTGTTGGCCGGCTATGGGCTGGTCGCGTCCATTCTGCCCGGTTGGATGCTTCTCGTACCGCGAGGATATCTTTCCACATTCATGAAACTCGGGGTGGTTCTTTTGCTCGGCCTTGGCGTCATCCTCATGGCGCCCACAATCGAAATGCCCCGGGTGACGCCATTTGCAACAGGCGGAGGCCCCATCATCCCCGGCACGCTGTTCCCTTTCTTGTTCATCACCATCGCCTGCGGCGCAGTATCGGGTTTTCACGCATTGGTGTCGTCCGGTACCACCCCGAAGATGATCGAACAAGAGTCCCAAGCTATTATCGGATATGCCGCCATGCTGCTGGAGAGTTTTGTTGGAGTTATGGCGTTGATTGCCGCCTCGGTGCTGATTCCGGGAGACTATTTCGCAATCAACACAACCCTCTCGCCCGATGCACTCGCCGCCTTAGGGTTTGCTCCGGTACGCCTTGCCGAGCTTTCCCAATTGGTCGGGGTGGACATTGCGGGACGACCAGGAGGTGCTGTCTCTTTGGCAGTCGGGATGGCGTCCATCTTTGCTGGGTTGCCGGGCATGTCCGGACTGATGGCCTATTGGTATCAATTCGCCTTGGTATTCGAAGCGTTATTTATTCTGACCACGATCGATACCGGCACTCGAGTAGCGCGATACCTCATTCAAGAGATGGCCGGTCGTGTGTACGGTCCATTTCGCCGTATGAACTGGTGGCCGGGCGTCATCCTCAGCAGTGGCATCGTGGTCGGATCGTGGGGCTATCTCATCGGCACAGGAAATATTTCGACCATCTGGCCTATGTTTGGAGCGGCCAATCAATTGCTTGGGATGTTGGCGCTGTGTATCGCAACTACCGTATTGATCAAGATGCAAAAGACTGCATATGTATGGGTCACAGCCATACCGATGGCGTTTATAGGGTGCATCACCATCGTTGGTTCCTACGAAATGTTTTGGTTGTTTATGGCAAAGGCGGCAACGCTCGCTGCCGGGCTTGCTCAAACACTATATCTAGATGCAGTTCTGGTTGCGGTAGTGGCGGGTTTAGGTTTGATCATTCTCACCGATAGCATCCGGCAATGGTATAGCTACGTCATTCTTAAGCGACCGTTTACGAGCAGTGAGGTTATTGTGTTGGCAGGCGGCGGTTCACCATCCGGGATAAGACACACGATCGACTCGTGCGAACTGGAAAAGAAATTCCGATTGCCACATGGCAGCGGCTGTTGCTGA
- a CDS encoding YajQ family cyclic di-GMP-binding protein: MADQFSFDVVSEVNMQELKNALDQATKEIKQRFDFKDSKTEILLKEKEKELVVVSDDEYKLNAVQDIIKAKCVKRGVSLKAFEHGVVEPALSGTVRQTAMIQSGLASEKAKEITKSIKESRMKVQAQIQGEQVRILSKSKDELQTAIAFLKGMDFGVDLQFTNYR; the protein is encoded by the coding sequence ATGGCTGATCAATTTTCATTTGATGTGGTATCTGAAGTGAACATGCAAGAGCTAAAAAATGCGCTGGACCAAGCGACCAAAGAGATTAAGCAGCGGTTCGACTTCAAAGACTCGAAAACGGAAATTCTGCTAAAGGAGAAGGAGAAAGAACTCGTCGTTGTGTCCGATGATGAATACAAGCTGAATGCGGTGCAGGATATTATCAAGGCGAAGTGCGTCAAGCGAGGAGTATCCCTTAAGGCGTTTGAACATGGCGTTGTCGAACCTGCACTGAGCGGCACGGTTCGGCAAACGGCAATGATTCAAAGCGGGCTGGCATCGGAGAAGGCAAAAGAGATCACGAAATCAATCAAAGAATCTCGGATGAAAGTGCAGGCGCAGATTCAGGGAGAACAGGTCAGGATTCTCAGTAAGAGCAAGGACGAACTTCAGACGGCCATCGCTTTTTTGAAGGGAATGGATTTCGGAGTTGACTTACAATTCACGAATTATCGGTGA
- a CDS encoding IS1595 family transposase has translation MGQNLLAGKHLNDEKAAYEYLSKMRWPDGPICVHCKSKKVYTLNVKASKRVVLKCGSCRKQFSATVGTVFEDSHIPLSKWIMACQLMCSAKKGISSHQLHRMLGITYKSAWFMSHRLRHAMQKAPGGNKLGGIVECDETYIGGKEKRSAGPSKKTAVFALVERNGNVRSFAMPRVTTRNLRSVIRENVSTDARIMTDEFLGYRGLKKEFADHQTINHSRGHYVRGEVTTNTIEGFFSLLKRGINGTFHHVSKHHLHRYLAEFDFRYNARKTDDATRALLAFNQIEGKRLMYK, from the coding sequence ATGGGGCAAAATCTACTAGCAGGGAAACATTTGAACGATGAAAAAGCGGCCTATGAATATCTCTCAAAAATGCGCTGGCCGGACGGACCGATTTGCGTGCATTGCAAATCTAAAAAAGTTTATACGCTCAACGTCAAAGCCTCAAAGCGTGTGGTTCTCAAGTGCGGCTCTTGCCGTAAACAGTTCTCCGCGACCGTGGGAACAGTCTTCGAAGACTCCCATATTCCACTCTCTAAGTGGATCATGGCCTGTCAGCTTATGTGTTCAGCCAAGAAAGGCATTAGCTCCCATCAACTCCATCGCATGCTTGGCATCACCTACAAGAGCGCATGGTTTATGAGTCATCGTCTACGGCATGCAATGCAGAAAGCTCCAGGCGGAAACAAGCTTGGCGGCATTGTGGAGTGTGACGAAACCTACATCGGTGGAAAAGAGAAGCGTTCCGCAGGTCCATCAAAAAAGACCGCTGTTTTCGCGCTTGTTGAGCGCAATGGCAATGTCCGTTCATTCGCTATGCCGAGAGTGACAACGCGCAATCTTCGATCCGTTATTCGTGAAAATGTTTCAACCGATGCTCGGATCATGACTGATGAATTCCTCGGCTATCGTGGCCTCAAGAAAGAGTTCGCTGATCATCAGACTATAAATCACTCACGCGGTCATTATGTACGCGGTGAAGTCACCACGAACACGATTGAAGGGTTTTTCAGCCTACTGAAGCGCGGAATCAACGGAACATTCCATCACGTTTCAAAGCATCACTTGCACCGCTATCTGGCGGAATTTGATTTCCGTTACAACGCTCGCAAGACGGACGATGCAACGCGAGCATTACTGGCCTTCAATCAGATCGAAGGCAAGAGGCTGATGTATAAATGA
- the rsmH gene encoding 16S rRNA (cytosine(1402)-N(4))-methyltransferase RsmH — protein MKDVSGHEPVMLEEIIHWLDLKPGSIILDCTVGYCGHAEKILESTAPDGALYGIDRDPEALNAARTRLGRFGTRIITIHGSFADLKWHLAGRGVSRVDGVLFDLGVSSPQLDNPARGFSFQTDGPLDMRMDPTTGPTAADIVNSTDEADLADLIYRFGEERFARRIARSIVRARSARPIGTSGELVAIIRDAVPAHYRHGRLHYATRTFQGLRIAVNAELDQLESALLDAVDVLSPRGRLCVISFHSLEDRIVKRTYRSLSESRLQVLTKKPQMASENEVLRNPRSRSAKLRVAERLELEGRS, from the coding sequence ATTAAAGACGTTTCTGGGCATGAACCAGTCATGCTCGAAGAAATCATTCATTGGCTTGATCTAAAACCTGGTTCGATCATTTTGGATTGCACTGTGGGTTATTGTGGGCATGCCGAGAAGATTTTGGAATCCACCGCGCCTGACGGTGCTCTCTACGGCATTGATCGTGACCCAGAGGCTCTCAATGCGGCTCGTACTCGTCTTGGAAGATTCGGTACGCGAATTATTACAATTCACGGAAGTTTTGCAGACTTGAAATGGCACCTTGCAGGACGTGGTGTCTCTAGAGTCGATGGGGTGCTGTTTGATCTCGGGGTTTCATCCCCTCAACTCGACAATCCTGCGCGCGGGTTCAGCTTTCAGACGGATGGTCCTCTTGACATGCGTATGGATCCCACTACAGGACCAACGGCGGCTGATATCGTGAATAGTACGGATGAGGCCGATCTTGCGGATCTGATCTATCGGTTTGGAGAGGAGAGATTCGCGCGTCGAATCGCTCGGTCGATCGTCCGAGCAAGATCTGCTCGTCCGATCGGGACAAGCGGCGAACTGGTCGCGATTATCAGAGACGCCGTCCCGGCGCACTATCGACACGGACGACTCCATTACGCCACGAGGACGTTTCAAGGGCTTCGAATTGCGGTGAACGCTGAGCTTGATCAATTGGAGTCGGCCCTGCTGGACGCCGTCGACGTGTTGTCACCGCGAGGGCGGCTGTGTGTCATTTCCTTCCACTCGCTTGAAGACCGAATTGTCAAACGAACCTACCGCTCGCTGTCCGAATCGCGGTTGCAGGTATTGACAAAGAAGCCGCAGATGGCGAGCGAAAACGAAGTGCTTCGAAATCCACGATCCCGGAGTGCAAAGCTTCGAGTCGCAGAACGCCTTGAGCTGGAGGGACGGTCATGA